Part of the Salinigranum rubrum genome is shown below.
GGGTCGCCCGGTGGCTCGGCGGCGAGAACGAGCCGTGAGCGGACGGATGCCGTCCGCACTCGCCCGAACGGCTATACCGCCTGCCGGCGAGTAGCCGATATGGTAGCACTATCGACACGTTCGGGCGGTGAGACCCGATGAGCGACAGCGAGGGCGGGGGCCGGAAGTTCTCGGCGGCCGAGAGCATCTGCCCGTTCTGCGGTGTCGGGTGCGGTATCCAGTACAACGGCGCGGGGAAGGCGGCCGGATGGAAGGGGCCGGTCAACACGAAGGGGGAGATCTGTCCGAAGGGCGCGGCCGCGTGGGACGTCGTCGACCACCCCGACCGCCTGACGGTCCCGCTCGTCCGCGAGGGACGGGCGCTCGTGACGGCGCCGTGGGAGGAGGCGCTCGACCGGGTCGTCGAGGGGTTCACCCGCGTCCGAGACGAGCACGGCCCCGACGCGCTCGCCTTCTTCTCCTCGTCGAACTGCACGAACGAGGAGAACTACGTCCTCCAGAAACTCGCCCGCGCGCTGGGGACGAACAACGTCGACAACTGCGCGCGACTGTGTCACTCCTCGACCGTCGCGGCGATGCAGGACAGACTCGGTGCGGGCGCGATGACGAACTCCCTCGATGACCTCGGCGAAGCGGACGTCTTCTTCGTCATCGGGGCGAACCCCGCGGACCAACACCCCATCATCTTCCGGTCGTACCTCCTCCCCGCGCTCAAGGCGGGGACGAAACTCGTCCACGTCGACCCGCGGGCGAGCGCGACCACGAAGGCCGCGGACATCCACCTCCCGGTCAGACCGGGGTACGACATCCCGCTTTTGAACGCGCTCGCGGCGGTCGTCGTCGAGGAGGGCCTGGTGGACGAGGCGTTCGTCGCCGACCGGACGGAGGGGTTCGACGCCTACCGCGAGTTCCTCGCGGCGGTCGACGTCGACGCGGCCGCCGAGCAGGCCGGCGTCGACCCCGCCGACCTGCGCGAGGTCGCCCGACTGTACGGCGAGGCCGACCGCGTGGCCGCCTTCACGGGCATGGGCATGAGCCAGCACCACTACGGGACGGAGAACGTCCACGCGCTCATCAACCTCGCGCTGCTCACGGGCAACGTCGGCCGGCGCGGCACCGGCGTCAACCCGCTCCGCGGGCAGAACAACGTCCAGGGCGCGGGCGACGTGGGGGCCCTCCCGAACGTCCTTCCGGGCTATCAGTCCGTCACCGACGACGAGGCCCGCGCTCACGTTGCAGGGGTGTGGGGATTCGAGCCCCCGGCGATTCCGGGCCGGACCGAGGTCGAACTGACCCACGCCGCCGGCGACACCGTCCACGCCGCCTACGTCTTCGGGGAGAACCCCGCGGT
Proteins encoded:
- the fdhF gene encoding formate dehydrogenase subunit alpha; its protein translation is MSDSEGGGRKFSAAESICPFCGVGCGIQYNGAGKAAGWKGPVNTKGEICPKGAAAWDVVDHPDRLTVPLVREGRALVTAPWEEALDRVVEGFTRVRDEHGPDALAFFSSSNCTNEENYVLQKLARALGTNNVDNCARLCHSSTVAAMQDRLGAGAMTNSLDDLGEADVFFVIGANPADQHPIIFRSYLLPALKAGTKLVHVDPRASATTKAADIHLPVRPGYDIPLLNALAAVVVEEGLVDEAFVADRTEGFDAYREFLAAVDVDAAAEQAGVDPADLREVARLYGEADRVAAFTGMGMSQHHYGTENVHALINLALLTGNVGRRGTGVNPLRGQNNVQGAGDVGALPNVLPGYQSVTDDEARAHVAGVWGFEPPAIPGRTEVELTHAAGDTVHAAYVFGENPAVTEPNQGRVRESLERLDCLVVHDGFLTETAEFADVVLPGCLWAEKSGTVTNTDRQVMRMRANADPPGEARTDLDVLCTLADRLTDVDFSYDGPESVFDELTRAAPIYDGMSYDGIGTGSQRWPFQREEGKGTAVLHRDRFESGSKTAPFRVVEHVDPADSVEGDALVLTTGRVIQHFNSGALTRRSGTLMRMRGEDVLQVHPDDADERGIEDGARVVVENDRGRVEVAAEVTPAIRRGTVFMTFHYADPLANRLTGDALDPVAKIPEFKHSAVHVRVSAASDSV